Proteins from a genomic interval of Lemur catta isolate mLemCat1 chromosome 17, mLemCat1.pri, whole genome shotgun sequence:
- the LOC123622308 gene encoding neuroendocrine secretory protein 55-like: MDRRSRALQWRRARQNYHDLCPPIGRRTAAALLWLSCSIALLRALAASHARAQQQRLAAQQRRGFLNAHHRSDAPIFPQTPESESDYEHEEADLDLSLPECPEYDFVYDYESEYENDFENDFDSNFDTEPDSESDSAPTTEPETEPEDDRGPVVPSHSTSSPSFIQRLYALRLRSPDASPSRAPPSTQEPQSPREGEEPEPEPKDKDPKDPEEAEEPKKEKKQRRRCKPKKFTRRDSSPESPSKRGPIPIRRH; encoded by the coding sequence ATGGATAGGAGGTCCCGGGCTCTGCAGTGGCGCCGAGCTCGCCAAAATTACCACGACTTGTGCCCGCCGATAGGCCGCCGGACAGCCGCCGCGCTCCTCTGGCTCTCCTGCTCCATCGCGCTCCTCCGCGCCCTTGCCGCTTCCCACGCCCGCGCCCAGCAGCAGCGCCTGGCTGCCCAACAGCGCCGGGGCTTCCTTAACGCCCATCACCGCTCCGACGCCCCGATATTCCCCCAGACCCCTGAGTCCGAGTCTGACTACGAGCACGAGGAGGCAGACCTTGACCTGTCCCTTCCTGAGTGCCCAGAGTACGACTTCGTTTACGATTACGAGAGCGAGTACGAAAACGACTTCGAGAACGACTTCGACAGCAACTTCGACACCGAGCCCGATTCCGAGTCCGATTCCGCTCCCACCACTGAGCCCGAGACCGAGCCGGAAGACGACCGCGGCCCCGTGGTGCCCAGCCACTCCACCTCCAGCCCGTCTTTCATCCAGCGTCTGTACGCTCTGAGGCTGCGAAGCCCCGACGCCTCCCCAAGTCGTGCGCCGCCCAGCACTCAGgagccccagagccccagggagggggaggagcccGAGCCAGAGCCCAAGGACAAGGATCCGAAGGACCCCGAAGAGGCTGAGGAGCCCAAGAAGGAGAAGAAGCAGCGGCGCCGCTGCAAGCCGAAGAAGTTCACCCGCCGCGACTCGTCCCCGGAGTCCCCTTCCAAAAGGGGACCCATCCCCATCCGGCGTCACTAA
- the LOC123622267 gene encoding uncharacterized protein LOC123622267: MGLRVTDSKLSSTRAENGRSTLPPLPEATEAATCPCPLPALGPIAQGLAHEPTPLPSSAFAALFEDTLASHKQPRTSPAKLHADPPPDQLRKKVGNARRDQTFAANPGSPTGDSRETTGALQQVGSGVRRQVRTLSAAVSGPTSARRRAVEAKTDSGQREARVPRSQGSKLAAPGPGLQALSGLNAARPCDFPPEPRVSGVLAQSHSDYFPHIATVSLTAQLLLNRESRCAHLRITFRAAAKANSFDTGLSRRKKKHLKQVTYQCCFGAQLETWSAVRNRSRVRGTSRETSGCLQRDARSAPLSGFARASAAPAQRPQVVSSGAQGAPRCPDSLARPRHQPRDLRLSPAGRKERPAIQQAFGHRGSGALGRFGELSPPHSDPRSRAG, translated from the exons ATGGGGTTGCGG GTTACAGATTCCAAACTTAGCTCCACCCGAGCTGAAAATGGCCGGAGCACGCTGCCTCCCCTCCCGGAGGCTACTGAAGCcgccacctgcccctgccctctccccgcCCTTGGACCGATTGCCCAAGGACTGGCGCACGAACCAACACCTTTGCCCAGCTCGGCTTTTGCTGCGCTCTTTGAGGACACACT ggCCTCGCACAAACAGCCCAGGACCTCTCCAGCCAAGCTGCACGCAGACCCGCCGCCTGACCAGCTGCGCAAGAAGGTTGGTAATGCCCGACGTGACCAAACCTTCGCCGCCAACCCTGGTAGCCC TACCGGCGACTCCAGGGAAACCACCGGCGCGCTACAACAGGTCGGCTCTGGGGTGCGCCGACAGGTGCGCACGCTCTCTGCAGCGGTCTCTGGCCCCACGAGCGCCCGGAGACGGGCGGTGGAGGCAAAGACTGACTCGGGGCAGCGGGAGGCACGGGTGCCAAGATCCCAGGGCTCTAAATTGGCAGCGCCGGGACCTGGGCTCCAGGCTCTGAGCGGCTTAAACGCTGCGCGCCCGTGCGACTTCCCTCCGGAGCCTAGAGTCTCCGGAGTTCTTGCCCAATCCCATTCTGATTACTTTCCTCACATTGCAACAGTGTCGCTAACAGCGCAGCTGCTCTTAAATCGTGAAAGTCGGTGCGCGCACCTCCGAATCACATTTCGGGCGGCTGCCAAAGCCAACTCGTTTGACACTGGTCTttctaggagaaaaaagaaacacctaAAACAAGTGACTTACCAGTGCTGTTTTGGTGCGCAGCTAGAAACCTGGAGTGCGGTCCGGAATCGCTCGCGCGTCCGGGGCACCAGCCGGGAGACCTCAGGTTGTCTCCAGCGGGACGCAAGGAGCGCCCCGCTGTCCGGATTCGCTCGCGCGTCCGCGGCACCAGCCCAGAGACCTCAGGTTGTCTCCAGCGGGGCGCAAGGAGCGCCCCGCTGTCCGGATTCGCTCGCGCGTCCGCGGCACCAGCCCAGAGACCTCAG GTTGTCTCCAGCGGGACGCAAGGAGCGTCCTGCCATCCAACAAGCCTTTGGCCACCGGGGCAGCGGCGCCCTGGGGAGATTTGGGGAGCTCTCTCCACCTCACTCAGACCCCCGATCCCGGGCTGGCTAG